In the Maribacter sp. MJ134 genome, one interval contains:
- a CDS encoding glyceraldehyde-3-phosphate dehydrogenase, which yields MSRKVSYEKELAFQADRRKATTEFIKIISDLWYDKSIEIVLFKNQVIDRNVSDIIHLHEYAGEFVQKPISIFDSVELLRAINDLKLPPSKLDIGKLTYEYHADDNNSNNVKAFVIEKLKSAADYDGIQPKDVVLYGFGRIGRLLARELMSKTGKGNQMRLRAIVVRGTMDEAVLEKRASLLRTDSVHGNFMGTVSIDSKNKALIINGTTVHVINANQPEEIDYTKYGISDALIIDNTGAFRDKKALSRHLKAKGASKVLLTAPGKEVPNIVHGVNHLEHDPDTTNIFSAASCTTNAITPILKVVEDSLGIRKGHLETIHAYTNDQNLVDNMHGKYRRGRAAGLNMVITETGAGEAVAKALPALKGKLSSNAIRVPVPNGSLAILNLDLKNKTSLSGINTILKKYALEGDLVEQIKYSLSKELVSSDIVGTSAPSIYDSKATLVSDNGKNLILYIWYDNEYGYSHQVIRLAKYISKVRRYTYY from the coding sequence TAATAAGTGACCTTTGGTATGATAAGTCCATTGAAATAGTCCTTTTTAAAAATCAGGTTATTGATAGAAATGTAAGCGATATTATACACTTGCATGAATATGCGGGCGAGTTCGTTCAAAAACCTATTTCCATTTTTGATTCCGTTGAACTTTTAAGGGCTATCAATGATTTAAAGCTTCCTCCTTCTAAATTGGATATTGGAAAATTAACATATGAATATCACGCCGACGATAACAATTCCAACAACGTTAAAGCCTTCGTCATTGAAAAATTGAAGTCAGCAGCAGATTATGACGGGATTCAACCCAAAGATGTGGTACTTTACGGTTTTGGTAGAATTGGTCGTCTTTTGGCAAGAGAGTTAATGTCTAAAACGGGTAAGGGCAATCAAATGAGGCTCCGTGCCATTGTGGTAAGAGGTACAATGGATGAAGCAGTGCTTGAGAAAAGAGCAAGTCTTTTACGAACGGATTCCGTTCATGGTAATTTTATGGGTACGGTGAGTATTGACAGCAAAAACAAGGCCCTTATCATAAACGGCACTACGGTTCATGTCATAAATGCCAACCAACCCGAAGAAATAGATTATACCAAATATGGGATATCCGATGCACTAATTATTGACAATACCGGCGCTTTCAGAGATAAAAAAGCATTATCCCGGCATTTAAAGGCCAAGGGTGCCTCTAAGGTGCTTCTCACTGCTCCCGGCAAAGAAGTTCCCAACATTGTTCATGGCGTAAACCATTTGGAACATGACCCGGATACTACTAACATATTCTCCGCTGCTTCCTGTACCACCAATGCCATTACACCAATATTGAAAGTGGTGGAAGATTCGCTAGGTATCAGAAAGGGACATTTAGAAACCATACACGCGTATACCAATGACCAGAACCTAGTAGATAACATGCATGGCAAATACCGACGTGGACGCGCCGCTGGTCTTAACATGGTCATTACAGAAACCGGTGCGGGAGAAGCGGTGGCGAAAGCCTTACCCGCTTTAAAGGGTAAACTGAGCTCCAATGCCATAAGGGTTCCCGTACCCAATGGTTCTTTGGCCATTCTAAACTTAGACCTTAAAAATAAAACTTCCTTAAGTGGCATCAACACTATTCTTAAGAAATATGCTCTGGAGGGAGATTTGGTAGAGCAGATAAAGTACTCCCTGAGTAAGGAGTTAGTATCGTCGGACATCGTAGGTACTTCTGCACCTTCCATATACGACAGCAAGGCGACACTGGTATCGGATAACGGGAAAAACCTTATTCTGTATATATGGTATGATAATGAATATGGCTACTCCCACCAAGTAATCAGATTAGCTAAATATATTTCTAAAGTTAGAAGGTATACCTATTATTAA
- the rplS gene encoding 50S ribosomal protein L19 — MESLIKYVQDEFVTKKEFPKFSAGDTLTVYYEIKEGEKTRTQFFKGVVIQRRGSGTTETFTIRKMSGTVGVERIFPVNLPALQKIEVNKKGKVRRSRIYYFRGLTGKKARIKEVRS, encoded by the coding sequence ATGGAATCACTAATAAAATACGTACAGGACGAATTCGTAACAAAAAAAGAATTCCCAAAATTTTCCGCAGGAGATACACTAACGGTTTATTATGAAATTAAAGAAGGTGAGAAAACACGTACGCAGTTCTTTAAAGGAGTCGTAATACAACGAAGAGGATCTGGTACAACGGAAACGTTTACAATAAGAAAAATGTCCGGTACAGTAGGTGTTGAACGTATATTTCCGGTCAACTTACCAGCACTACAGAAAATAGAGGTCAATAAGAAAGGTAAAGTTCGTAGATCACGTATTTACTACTTTAGAGGCTTAACCGGTAAGAAAGCTAGAATTAAAGAAGTAAGGTCTTAA
- a CDS encoding GNAT family N-acetyltransferase — protein sequence MITIKQADLLDLEDVVPLFDLYRMFYDQPSNQEAATEFLKDRITKQESVIFIAYEKAIPVGFTQLYQTFSSVSLKPYLILNDLFVLKNHRQKKVGSQLLESAKKYCREKGQKGLALETAIDNPAQKLYEKLEWKKDSHCFHYFWTA from the coding sequence ATGATTACTATAAAACAAGCCGACTTATTGGATTTGGAGGATGTAGTTCCCCTGTTTGATCTATATCGTATGTTTTACGATCAACCATCGAATCAGGAAGCAGCGACCGAATTCTTAAAAGATAGGATTACCAAACAGGAGTCCGTTATTTTTATCGCCTATGAAAAGGCGATTCCTGTAGGGTTTACACAACTGTACCAAACTTTCTCTTCAGTATCCTTGAAGCCGTATCTTATTCTGAACGACTTATTTGTTCTGAAAAATCACCGTCAAAAGAAAGTAGGGTCACAACTTCTCGAAAGCGCTAAAAAGTATTGTCGGGAAAAAGGGCAAAAAGGATTGGCCTTGGAGACCGCAATTGACAACCCTGCGCAAAAACTTTACGAGAAACTGGAGTGGAAAAAGGATTCTCATTGTTTTCATTATTTTTGGACAGCCTAA
- the trmD gene encoding tRNA (guanosine(37)-N1)-methyltransferase TrmD, protein MRIDIITVLPELLRSPFDASILKRAIDKNLVEVHFHNIRDYTDKSYNQVDDYQFGGGAGMVLMIEPIDKCITALTEQRDYDEIIYMTPDGERLNQKISNGLSLSKNIIILCGHYKGVDQRVRDRFITKEISIGDYVLSGGELGAAVLCDTIIRLLPGVLNDETSALTDSFQDGLLAPPVYTRPSEYKGMKVPEVLLSGNFGKIEQWREEQAHLRTEALRPDLLE, encoded by the coding sequence ATGCGAATCGATATCATAACGGTGTTACCTGAGTTGTTAAGAAGTCCGTTTGACGCCTCTATTCTAAAAAGAGCCATTGACAAGAATCTTGTTGAAGTTCATTTTCATAATATTAGGGATTATACCGATAAAAGTTATAACCAGGTGGACGATTATCAATTTGGTGGGGGTGCAGGTATGGTGCTCATGATAGAACCTATTGATAAGTGCATCACTGCCCTAACCGAACAAAGAGACTACGACGAGATAATCTATATGACTCCCGACGGAGAGCGGTTAAATCAAAAAATTTCGAATGGCTTATCACTGTCAAAAAATATTATCATTTTATGCGGTCATTATAAAGGTGTTGACCAGAGAGTCAGGGATAGATTCATAACTAAAGAAATTTCCATTGGCGATTACGTTCTTTCAGGTGGCGAGCTGGGTGCCGCCGTACTTTGTGATACAATCATACGATTACTCCCGGGCGTGCTTAACGATGAGACCTCGGCATTAACAGATAGTTTTCAAGATGGTCTTTTGGCACCACCAGTATACACAAGACCATCAGAATATAAGGGCATGAAGGTGCCAGAGGTATTGTTGAGTGGCAATTTTGGAAAAATAGAACAATGGCGAGAAGAACAGGCCCACTTAAGAACGGAAGCACTGAGGCCGGACCTATTAGAATAG
- a CDS encoding tRNA (guanine-N1)-methyltransferase, whose amino-acid sequence MKITRLLYVLTVLLTVNINYGQDSTEEQKLSLDEGPISKQFDYISKRSGNYRADGVRYEVVKESNLYKIRKNVLDSIAVMNKKTAELKSTISGHETTITSLNKKLEETTTNLTAVTEEKDSMSFLGIQVSKGTYNVILWTIIAGLFLLLGLFIYKFRNSNILTQEAKQNLSELELEYEDHRRRALEREQKISRQLQDEINKQKKPK is encoded by the coding sequence ATGAAAATCACAAGACTATTATATGTTTTGACGGTCCTACTTACTGTTAACATCAATTATGGGCAAGATTCTACTGAAGAGCAAAAATTATCATTAGACGAAGGACCAATAAGCAAACAGTTTGATTATATCTCTAAACGTTCTGGTAATTATAGAGCAGATGGTGTACGGTATGAAGTTGTCAAAGAATCCAATCTCTATAAAATCAGGAAAAATGTACTGGATTCCATCGCCGTAATGAACAAAAAAACGGCGGAATTAAAATCGACCATATCCGGTCATGAAACCACAATTACTTCCTTGAATAAGAAACTTGAGGAAACGACCACCAATTTAACCGCTGTTACGGAAGAAAAGGATAGTATGTCCTTTTTAGGGATACAGGTATCCAAAGGAACTTACAATGTCATTCTTTGGACTATTATAGCTGGACTATTTTTACTTTTAGGATTATTCATTTATAAATTCAGAAATAGTAATATCTTAACACAAGAAGCCAAGCAGAATCTTTCTGAACTGGAATTGGAATATGAAGATCACCGAAGAAGGGCGCTAGAACGAGAACAGAAAATCAGTAGGCAGTTACAGGACGAAATAAATAAACAGAAAAAACCTAAATAA